GAATACTTTCCGCGCGTCATGTCCGGCATCTTCGCCGTGTGGATGCTGGCCATCGTCAGCTGCGTCACCTCGCTGATCCTCGCGTATGTCACCATCTATGGTTTCACGCCGTGGGCGCTGCAAGGCTACACGCGCGTCGTCGGGCAGATCTTCAATCCGGCCGTGGCGCTGATTTTGATGCTCAAGGTCATCTTCTTCAGCTTTGCCGTGGCCCTGATTCCGCTGGCCTCGTCATACTATCCGGAGGAGCCGCATGGCCGGCGCAACCGGCTGTGGGCCGCGCACGGCCTGTCCGAAATGCTGCGCCTGTTTTCCGTCATCCTGCTGATCGAAGTGGCTTCGCTGATGGGCAATTACTACTGATGCCCCGCCGCCGCCAGCGATCCCCGAACCACCCATACGAGAGCCAGAAGCCATGAGCCAACCTCCAAATCCCGACCAGACCGACGTCACGGCGCCCGACGCCGTTTTGCCCGCCCCGCCGCCCGTGCGCCACGCCGAACTGAAGGCGGCCATCCTGCTCGTCTTCATGTTCGTGCTGGTGGTCGGCTCCGTCGTCTACCTGATGTATGCGCGCGGCGCCTTCGAAGCCACGCAAACGCTGGTGCTGACGGCCGACGATTCGGACGGCGTGGGCGTGGGCGCCGACCTGACCTTTTCCGGCTTTCCCATCGGCCGCGTGCAGCGCATCGAACTGGCGCCGGACGGACGCGCGCGCGTCATCATCGACGTGCCGCGCAAAGATGCGCACTGGCTGCGCAGCAGCTCCATCTTCACGCTGGAGCGGGGCATCGTCGGCGGCGCCAAGCTGCGCGCCTACAGCGGCATCCTGACGGACCCGCCGCTGCCCGACGACGCCACGCGCGACTTGCTGGTGGGCGACATGGCGGCGGAAATCCCGCGCCTGCTGGCCGCCGCGAAAGACTTGCTGAACAACCTGGGCAACCTGACGGGCACCGATTCCGCGCTCGACGGCACCCTGCGCAATGTGCAGGCGGTGACGGGCAAGCTGAGCGGCCCGGGCGGCGCCATGGGTCTGCTGACGGGCGACGACAAGCAGTCGCGCCTGCTGGTCGAGCGGGCCAACGCCCTGCTGGTCACGGCGGACCAGCTGGCGCGCCGCACGGATGGCCTGGTGGCCAATGCCGACACGCGCGTCTTCGGCGACAAGGGCGTGATGACGGATGCGCAGGCCACCATCGTGCAGCTGAACGCGCTGCTGGCCGACACGCGCGCCAGCCTGAAAAAAGTCGACGCCGTGCTGGTCGAAGCGCAAGCCGTGGGCGCCAACGCCAAAGCGGCCACAGCCGACCTGGGCCCGCTGCGCGCGGACGTGGAAAGCAATCTGCGCAAGGTCGAGCAGCTGGTCAATGACATCAACCGCAAATGGCCGTTCAAGCGCAATCCGGAGATCAAACTGCCATGAGAAAACTCAACGTCACCCTGTCCGCACTGACCCTGACCGCGCTCGCCGCCTGCTCCAGCGGCCCGCCCGTGCCGGACTGGAAGATGAATGCGCAAAGTTCCATCGAGCGCTTTCAAGCGGCTTACTTGAATGGCAACGCCCTGGTCGAGCAGACGGAATTCCGGCGCGCCCGCAGCCAGGTGGCCGGCACGGGCAAGCTTGACCTCGTGGCGCGCATCGAACTGCTGCGCTGCGCCGCGCGCGTGGCCAGCCTGGCCTTCGAGGACTGCGCCGGCTTTGAGGCCTTGCGCGCCGACGCGAACGACGCCGACCGCGCGTATGCGGCTTACTTGGCCGGCAAGGCGCAGGTGGCCGACATCGCCCTGCTGCCGGAAACGCAGCGCGCGCCAGCCGCTGCCGGCTCGGACACGGCCGCCGCCAGCGCCGTGGCGGCCATCGCTGACCCGCTGTCGCAGCTGGTGGCGGCCGGCGTGCTGCTGCGCTCGGGCCGCGCCACGCCGGCGCTGCTCGATACGGCCGTGGCCACCGCCTCGGACCAGGGCTGGCGCCGCCCGTTGCTGGCGTGGCTGGGCGGGCAGCGCCTGCGCGCCGAACAGGCGGGCGACACGCAAGCGGCGCAGCGCATTGCGCGGCGCATGGCGATCATCGAGCAGCCGCTGGCCCCCTGAACGTGCCGATGGCGGCCCAAGGCAGGCAGAATCAGGCATAATTCAGCCAGGATGACAGCAATGCCGTGCAGGCAGCGAGGTGTGACGATGCAGTTCGAGGATTTCGACTTTTCCACCCCCGAGGCCGGCAAGCACGGCGAGGGGCCGCCGGCCGATGACACACCGGCCGCCACGGCCGTACGCCTGCAATACCTGCTCGACAATACGCCCTCCATCATCTATTGCACCGTGCCCAGCGGCGACTTCAAGATGACCTTCGTCAGCAACAATGCCTTGAACGTGCTGGGCTACCAGCCCGAGGAGATGGTGGCCGACCCCAACTTCTGGTTCGACCACATCCACCCCGACGATGCGCCCGGCATCTTTTCCAGCCTGGCGCAGATCTTCGTCGAAGGCGCGCGCGCCTATGAATACCGCTTCCGCGTGCGCGACGGCAGCTATCTGTGGATGCACGACAGCCTGCGCCTGGTGCGCGACGAGCATGGCGTGCCGTTCGAGGTGATCGGCTCGCTGACGGACATCACGGAACGCAAGCGCATGGAAGCGATGCTGCAGGCGCGCGGCGAAGAACAGCAACTACTGATCAGCAAGTTGCAGGAAGCGCACGACCAGCTGCTGCAATCGGAAAAAATGGCTTCCATCGGCCAGCTGGCGGCCGGCATCGCGCATGAAATCAACAACCCGATCGGCTTCGTCAATTCCAACATGAGTTCGCTGCAAGGCTACGTCGGCACCCTGTTCGGCGTCATCGGGCAATATGAAGCGGCGATGCGCGAGACGCCCGACGGCCCTGCCCTGGCCGCACGCGTGGCCGAGGTACGCGCGCAGGCCGACCTGGCCTTCCTGCAGGACGACATGGTGGACCTGGTGCGCGAATCGATGGATGGCTTGAAGCGCGTGCGCGACATCGTGCAGGCGCTGAAGGACTTTTCCCACGTGGGCGAGACGGACTGGCAAGTGGCCAGCCTGCACGCGGGCCTGGACAGCACCTTGAATATCGTCGCCAACGAATTGAAATACAAGGCGCGCATCGAGAAACACTATGGCGAACTGCCGCAGATACTGTGCCTGGCCTCGCAGCTGAACCAGGTCTTCATGAACCTGCTCGTCAACGCGGGCCAGGCCATCAGCAGCGACGGCGTGATCAGCATCCGCACGGGCCACGCGGGCGACTGGGTGTGGGTGGAAATCGGCGACACGGGCGCCGGCATCGCACCCGAGCACCTGAACCGCATCTTCGAGCCATTCTTCACCACCAAGGCCGTGGGCAGCGGCACGGGCCTGGGACTGTCGCTGTCATATGGCATCGTCAACAAGCATGGCGGGCGCATCGAGGTGGCGTCCGAAGTGGGCCAGGGCACGCGCTTTACCGTGCACCTGCCGCTGCAGCCGCCTGGCGCCGCGAAGGCCTAGGCGTCTTTCGGCGGCGCGTACACGCGGATGCTCAGGCGCCCGCCATTCTTGCCTTCGAAATCGAGCAGCTGGGAAATCACGCGGGCCGTCAGCACGTGTTCGGCCGCCAGCAGCATCAGGCCGTCGCGGCTGATCAGGTCGCGCGACAGCGTCATGCCCGGCTCCAGCTGGCCTGACAGCACGGTCAGGTCGCGCGCCGGCGGCTCCGTCTCTTCCATGATGCTGCGGAAAGCGGCCACCACGGCCGGGTCGTAGCGCTTGCCGACGCTGTCGTAGATCAGGGTGCGCGCTTCGTCGGCGCGCAGGCTGCGCTGCACCATGGCGCCGATCTGCAAGCCGTCGTAGTCGGACGCCAGCGCCAGGATGCGCGCGCCCATGGGAATGGCCAGGCCCACCAGGCCATCGGGAAAGCCGCCGCCGTCGAAGCGCTCCAGCTGCGAGCGCAGGATGACGGAGACGGCGCGCAGCTCGTCGAGCGCCATCAATAATTGTTCGGCGCGCAGCGGATGCTTGCGGAACGCGGCCAGCTGCTCGCCCGTCCAGGCGCTGGCCGGCAGTTCCAGCACATCGTCACTCAAGCTGAGCTTGCCGATATCCTTGAGCAGGGCCGCGATGAACACGTCGCGCGCCTCCTGCCCTTCCAGGCCCAGCGCCTGCGCCAGCTTGCGCGACAGCTCGGCCACCCGCCGCGCATGGCCGGCCAGCTTGCCGCCGCGCATCTCGATCAGGTTGGAAAACACCTTGATGGTCGTCACGAACGTGGCTTTCAGGCGTTCATTGGCCGCCTGCACCTCGTCGTGCGACTGTTTCAGCTGCTGCGTGCGCGTGGCCACCTTCGCTTCCAGGCTGGCGTTGAGCGCCTGCAGCTGCACGTTCTGGCTGGCCGTCAGCGCTTCGAGGCGCAGTTTTTCCTGCTCCAGCGCGCGCCGTTCCAGCGCGTGGCGCACCACCAGCACGATATCGTTTTCGTCCCACGGCTTGGTCACGTAGCGGTAGATTTCGCCCTGGTTGATGGCGTCGAGGATGGACTGGATGTCGGCATAGCCCGTCAGCAGCAAGCGGATGGTGCCGGGCCAGCGCTGGCGCACCTGGGCCAGGAATTGCGCGCCATCCATGTACGGCATGCGCATGTCGGAAATGACCAGGTCCACCGTCTCGCTCTCGAGCAGGGCCAGGCCGGCCGCGCCGCCGTCGGCCGTCAGCACGCGGTAGCCGTGCGGGCGGAACAAGCGCCGCAGCGACGAGAGGATATTCGGTTCGTCATCGACGCACAGGATGGTCGGCGGCGCGGCCGCGGTGCTGGCGCTGGTGCTTGTACTGGTGCTGGTACTGATGCTCATGCTGTCCTGTTCGGTCATGGTACGGCGGCCTGCGCCTGGCGCACGGGCAAGGTGATGCGGAAGGTGGTGCCGCGGCCGATGATGCTGCGCACGTCGATGCGGCCATGGTGTTTCTGCACCGTGGTGTAGGCCAGCGACAGGCCCAGCCCCGTGCCCTTGCCGACGGCCTTGGTGGTAAAGAAGGGATCAAAGATGCGCGACAGGTGTTCGGGCGCGATGCCGCCGCCCGTGTCCTCGACCTCGATCCACACCTCCGCCGCGTTGTCGCTGCCCGTGCGCAAGGTGATGCGTCCGCG
Above is a genomic segment from Janthinobacterium sp. 64 containing:
- a CDS encoding ATP-binding protein → MQFEDFDFSTPEAGKHGEGPPADDTPAATAVRLQYLLDNTPSIIYCTVPSGDFKMTFVSNNALNVLGYQPEEMVADPNFWFDHIHPDDAPGIFSSLAQIFVEGARAYEYRFRVRDGSYLWMHDSLRLVRDEHGVPFEVIGSLTDITERKRMEAMLQARGEEQQLLISKLQEAHDQLLQSEKMASIGQLAAGIAHEINNPIGFVNSNMSSLQGYVGTLFGVIGQYEAAMRETPDGPALAARVAEVRAQADLAFLQDDMVDLVRESMDGLKRVRDIVQALKDFSHVGETDWQVASLHAGLDSTLNIVANELKYKARIEKHYGELPQILCLASQLNQVFMNLLVNAGQAISSDGVISIRTGHAGDWVWVEIGDTGAGIAPEHLNRIFEPFFTTKAVGSGTGLGLSLSYGIVNKHGGRIEVASEVGQGTRFTVHLPLQPPGAAKA
- a CDS encoding MlaD family protein, producing MSQPPNPDQTDVTAPDAVLPAPPPVRHAELKAAILLVFMFVLVVGSVVYLMYARGAFEATQTLVLTADDSDGVGVGADLTFSGFPIGRVQRIELAPDGRARVIIDVPRKDAHWLRSSSIFTLERGIVGGAKLRAYSGILTDPPLPDDATRDLLVGDMAAEIPRLLAAAKDLLNNLGNLTGTDSALDGTLRNVQAVTGKLSGPGGAMGLLTGDDKQSRLLVERANALLVTADQLARRTDGLVANADTRVFGDKGVMTDAQATIVQLNALLADTRASLKKVDAVLVEAQAVGANAKAATADLGPLRADVESNLRKVEQLVNDINRKWPFKRNPEIKLP
- a CDS encoding HD domain-containing phosphohydrolase, whose translation is MSISTSTSTSTSASTAAAPPTILCVDDEPNILSSLRRLFRPHGYRVLTADGGAAGLALLESETVDLVISDMRMPYMDGAQFLAQVRQRWPGTIRLLLTGYADIQSILDAINQGEIYRYVTKPWDENDIVLVVRHALERRALEQEKLRLEALTASQNVQLQALNASLEAKVATRTQQLKQSHDEVQAANERLKATFVTTIKVFSNLIEMRGGKLAGHARRVAELSRKLAQALGLEGQEARDVFIAALLKDIGKLSLSDDVLELPASAWTGEQLAAFRKHPLRAEQLLMALDELRAVSVILRSQLERFDGGGFPDGLVGLAIPMGARILALASDYDGLQIGAMVQRSLRADEARTLIYDSVGKRYDPAVVAAFRSIMEETEPPARDLTVLSGQLEPGMTLSRDLISRDGLMLLAAEHVLTARVISQLLDFEGKNGGRLSIRVYAPPKDA